One window of Nymphaea colorata isolate Beijing-Zhang1983 chromosome 11, ASM883128v2, whole genome shotgun sequence genomic DNA carries:
- the LOC116263957 gene encoding uncharacterized protein LOC116263957 — protein sequence MDVIKFERRHKKKKVDGSTQPAFTPKQLDFPWFKKTYRRRKKEHGGGDSRKGTGGSDGLHLLAKAAADESFGGPKARSSSLSAGQVGNLSGKGVPTPAVLPGDRVVGFPQADPAKSPRVLNLHDSVNGKLMEKLKQYLGEHDVELGHGWKVRHKTCGGHETHSYLSPMGKRFTSMSSVLDHLREWNDGRQSTGSGSDLAKMKELNQFSISACPHPNPLVAKRVNPPASAKRLDDDNGDNKKHHVHHQEANAENIVLRERNGFLEPGKWVNQLLDGSHQLLHQEQSDTCGSLKAYTFGEHVMEDDADKFLICHGCKAAYHLHCLPSKVKDMPSGNWYCTSCTAAVKESTEPKPADVQSGDECACNHDPCPPCERLDHLVPPRTHGQGEHHCVVCRKLCKLRRPKHKQIKHHCFVCKRLYKLILAKHMHMQAKRKRSEAAATMPKTNAEDLDCHEDGQKSGVCKVCGTGKEGDEGIATCSNTYCESMHYHISCLKPPLKEVPPPGWYCHSCLCRACLIDENDDRIVICDGCDDGYHTYCMNPSLLRIPRGKWYCRSCQQKKAHPKIQPLPGS from the exons ATGGATGTAATCAAGTTCGAAAGGCgtcacaagaagaagaaagtcgATGGTTCCACGCAGCCGGCTTTTACTCCGAAGCAGCTAGATTTCCCATGGTTCAAGAAGACCTAccggaggaggaagaaggagcaTGGTGGTGGCGATAGCCGGAAGGGCACCGGCGGCAGTGACGGACTCCATTTGCTTGCGAAGGCTGCTGCTGATGAATCCTTCGGCGGCCCGAAAGCAAGGTCCTCCTCCCTTTCGGCGGGACAAGTGGGTAACCTCTCTGGTAAGGGTGTGCCTACGCCGGCTGTTCTTCCTGGAGATAGAGTGGTTGGTTTTCCTCAAGCAGACCCAGCGAAGTCGCCGCGGGTGTTGAACTTGCATGACTCTGTTAATGGGAAACTCATGGAGAAATTGAAGCAATACCTCGGCGAGCACGACGTTGAGCTCGGCCATGGCTGGAAAGTACGTCATAAAACATGTGGCGGCCATGAGACTCATTCCTACCTTTCTCCCATGGGCAAGAGATTCACTTCCATGTCTTCAGTCCTCGACCATCTGAGGGAATGGAATGATGGTCGTCAATCTACGGGTTCGGGAAGTGATTTGGCTAAAATGAAGGAACTAAATCAGTTTAGTATTTCTGCGTGCCCACATCCTAACCCTCTTGTTGCTAAAAGGGTGAATCCTCCAGCCTCTGCGAAAAGGCTAGATGATGATAATGGGGACAACAAAAAGCACCATGTTCATCATCAGGAAGCCAATGCTGAAAACATTGTCTTGCGAGAAAGGAATGGTTTCTTGGAACCTGGAAAATGGGTCAACCAG TTGCTAGATGGATCACACCAGCTATTACACCAAGAGCAGAGCGATACTTGTGGATCACTCAAAGCATATACTTTTGGAGAGCATGTAATGGAAGATGATGCTGATAAATTTCTCATTTGTCATGGATGTAAGGCAGCTTATCATTTGCACTGTCTGCCGTCCAAGGTCAAAGATATGCCGTCTGGAAATTGGTACTGCACATCCTGCACTGCAGCCGTGAAGGAATCCACAGAGCCTAAGCCAGCCGATGTTCAAAGTGGTGATGAGTGTGCATGCAACCATGACCCGTGTCCACCATGCGAGAGACTTGATCATCTTGTACCACCCAGAACGCATGGGCAGGGAGAGCATCATTGTGTGGTCTGCAGGAAGCTTTGCAAGCTGAGACGCCCAAAGCACAAACAGATCAAGCACCATTGCTTTGTTTGTAAGCGGCTGTATAAGCTTATCCTTGCGAAGCACATGCATATGCAAGCCAAGAGAAAGAGGAGTGAAGCTGCTGCAACAATGCCTAAGACGAATGCCGAGGACTTGGATTGCCATGAAGATGGGCAAAAGTCGGGAGTGTGCAAGGTTTGTGGAACTGGCAAGGAAGGTGACGAAGGGATTGCTACATGCAGTAATACATATTGTGAGTCAATGCACTACCACATAAGTTGTCTCAAGCCACCACTTAAGGAGGTGCCCCCTCCTGGGTGGTACTGTCATTCTTGCCTCTGTAGGGCATGCCTTATTGATGAGAACGATGACCGAATTGTCATTTGCGATGGCTGCGACGATGGATATCACACTTACTGCATGAACCCTTCACTGCTCAGGATTCCAAGGGGGAAGTGGTACTGCAGATCCTGTCAACAGAAAAAAGCCCACCCCAAGATTCAACCACTGCCAGGATCCTGA
- the LOC126410529 gene encoding probable pectinesterase 53, producing MPSPATRNQQIEEQFMMWVRWMDTLNHSLFETAMNKVYPSFVLTVDKNPAAGDFRTIQAAIDSLPIINSVRVIIKVNAGIYKEKVNIPATKSFITVEGAGADKTVVEWGDTAQTLGSNGHPIGTFNSATFAVNSPYFVAKNITFKVGKCPSGSS from the exons ATGCCGTCCCCTGCCACAAGGAACCAACAGATAGAGGAGCAATTCATGATGTGGGTAAGGTGGATGGACACTCTAAACCACTCCCTCTTTGAGACCGCCATGAACAAGGTCTACCCTTCCTTCGTGCTCACTGTCGACAAGAACCCCGCCGCCGGGGACTTTAGGACGATACAGGCCGCCATCGACTCCTTACCCATCATTAATTCAGTTAGAGTAATCATCAAAGTGAATGCAGGGATCTACAA GGAGAAGGTGAACATTCCTGCAACCAAGTCATTTATAACCGTAGAAGGAGCAGGTGCGGACAAGACGGTGGTGGAATGGGGTGACACGGCTCAGACACTGGGGTCAAATGGGCATCCCATTGGAACCTTCAACTCTGCAACTTTTGCTGTGAATTCTCCCTACTTTGTAGCCAAAAATATTACTTTTAAG GTTGGGAAGTGTCCATCAGGGAGCTCATAA
- the LOC116263958 gene encoding uncharacterized protein LOC116263958, with product MACDDEYVLLEDHHPPPHHHHHQQHQHQHQHHHPHQPFPSRFVHKPTPPHPSLSNPLDASSASASAAKKVPGASSDDPDDFGDTGFCSHPDSKCSPSFHNAIVGAHCFQDDVHPFPSAAEEEEEEDQKSRARPEKRKDRDELSDGGTTYCYKRPKPGAGGVGGGGDYKKDREEWSDSAIACLLDAYTEKYVQLNRGNLRGRDWDEVASIVSDRCNKQKSCKSIEQCKNKVDNLKKRYKAERHRLNNGSLSVSHWPWFKKMEQIVGSSSSSSKAVSDEDKPIAATAVAGGGGSSGLTNSANTPRLSKRYGVSTPPVGLPNNLKTKSLASPKWRRVVFKISGAALAGNSPQNVDPKVVSLIAREVVTANRLGVEVAIVVGGRNFFCGESWVAATGLDRATSYQIGMMATVMNSLLLQASIEHQGVQTRLQTAVTMTEIAEPYIRRRAIRHLEKGRVVIFGAGTGVPLFTTDTAAAVRASEIHAEAVLKGTIVNGVYDCNTRNGSNVALEHISYRELISRGLNAIMDMTAITLCEDNGLPVVVFNLLEPGNISRALCGDHVGTLIDQSGRIS from the exons ATGGCCTGTGACGACGAATACGTCCTCCTAGAGGACCACCACCCGCCgcctcaccaccaccatcaccagcAACACCaacaccagcaccagcaccaccATCCCCACCAACCCTTCCCTTCCAGGTTCGTCCACAAGCCTACCCCTCCCCACCCCTCTCTCAGCAACCCTCTTGACGCCTCCTCTGCCTCCGCCTCCGCCGCAAAGAAGGTCCCCGGGGCGTCCTCGGACGATCCCGACGACTTTGGCGACACCGGATTCTGCTCTCACCCTGACTCGAAATGCTCGCCTTCCTTCCACAACGCCATCGTCGGTGCCCACTGCTTTCAGGACGACGTCCATCCCTTTCCCAGCGCCgccgaggaggaagaggaggaggaccAGAAATCGAGGGCTCGTCCTGAAAAGCGTAAGGATCGTGACGAGCTGAGCGACGGGGGCACCACCTACTGCTACAAGCGGCCGAAGCCCGGAGCAGGTGGCGTTGGCGGGGGAGGCGACTACAAGAAGGACCGGGAGGAATGGAGCGATTCCGCGATCGCCTGCTTGCTGGATGCTTATACGGAGAAGTACGTGCAATTGAACCGGGGGAACCTCCGGGGTAGAGATTGGGACGAGGTGGCATCCATCGTTAGCGACCGATGCAACAAGCAGAAGTCGTGCAAGAGCATCGAGCAGTGTAAGAACAAAGTTGACAACCTGAAGAAGCGGTATAAAGCCGAGCGCCATCGCCTGAACAATGGCAGCTTGTCCGTTAGCCATTGGCCCTGGTTTAAGAAGATGGAGCAGATCGTTggctcctcctcttcctcctccaaagCTGTCTCCGATGAGGATAAACCCATAGCCGCCACCGCTGTAGCAGGCGGTGGCGGTAGCAGCGGATTAACCAATTCTGCCAACACGCCTAGACTGTCCAAGAG ATATGGTGTTTCCACTCCACCTGTTGGCTTACCAAATAACCTGAAGACTAAGTCTTTGGCAAGTCCGAAATGGCGAAGAGTGGTATTCAAAATTAGTGGAGCTGCCCTTGCTGGAAATAGTCCACAGAATGTTGACCCCAAG GTGGTCTCTCTGATTGCTAGAGAAGTTGTCACTGCTAATCGCCTTGGGGTTGAG GTAGCAATTGTTGTCGGAGGCCGAAACTTCTTTTGTGGAGAATCATGGGTGGCAGCAACGGGCCTTGATAGAGCTACTTCTTACCAGATAGG GATGATGGCAACCGTGATGAACTCTCTTCTGCTTCAGGCATCTATAGAGCACCAGGGTGTGCAGACTCGTCTTCAAACAGCTGTCACAATGACAGAGATTGCAGAACCATACATTAGGCGTCGTGCAATTCGGCATCTTGAGAAAGGCCGTGTGGTTATTTTTGGTGCGGGAACTGGAGTGCCACTCTTCACTACAGATACGGCAGCTGCTGTTAGAGCTTCTGAAA TACATGCCGAGGCAGTCCTGAAGGGCACTATTGTCAACGGTGTTTATGACTGCAACACAAGAAATGGCAGCAATGTTGCCTTGGAGCACATTTCGTACAGGGAGCTGATATCCAGGGGTCTCAATGCCATCATGGACATGACTGCCATTACATTATGCGAAGATAATGGGTTACCTG TTGTAGTTTTCAACTTGCTTGAACCGGGAAACATATCAAGAGCCTTATGCGGGGACCATGTAGGTACTCTGATTGACCAGTCAGGAAGGATAAGTTGA
- the LOC116263956 gene encoding BTB/POZ domain-containing protein At3g44820 isoform X1, producing MAPIKHKSYGFYHEGNEWFFSAALPTDITVQVDETLFHLHKFPLVSKCGKIAKMLEESHDNPGELPHINLFAFPGGTETFIIIAKFCYGIKFELAPTNFVAVYCAADYLEMTEGYGEDNLLAKSEAFLHRTILRSWKDCLLCLQSCEAVLIKSEELQIVNKCVNAISMMACTDPSLFGWPMMMYGSLQSPGGSILWNGINTGARIRSSQSDWWFDDISCISIPLFEKLINVMKARGVRIESIAGAIMNYGKNHLPGLSRWHADLGNSCRKISSFGLPPSSVDQKELLECIESLLPEKKGRSFCQFLMGALRVANILHASQSCKERLERRIGMQLDLATIDGLLIPSYSDSDDLYDTDSVERIVQHFVSCEGKSITAFSPSSIEFGTDVGSPPSSPSKKVAKLLDGYLAEIGSDVNLKVEKFRALAASLPESSRSFHDGLYRAVDIYLKAHPWLSEREREQLCNVISYQKLSMDACTHAAHNNRLPLRVVVQVLFFEQLQLRNAVASCYHASDNDNDIAATAEGTDNLMTGRIMQRDSWVSVVRENHVLRVDMEKMRSRVGELEQEFGSIKHEIAKLGRSSFSTPRLVSKGIGCKLLPVVNTQQAGASLETTGRSPRQSIERTLQSRHSRHRKSFSLF from the exons ATGGCCCCTATTAAGCACAAGTCATATGGTTTCTACCATGAAGGCAACGAGTg GTTCTTTAGCGCTGCTTTGCCCACTGATATTACTGTCCAAGTAGATGAGACACTCTTCCATCTTCACAAG TTCCCTCTTGTATCAAAATGTGGGAAGATTGCAAAAATGCTAGAAGAATCTCATGATAATCCAGGAGAGCTCCCTCATATAAACTTATTTGCATTTCCAGGAGGAACTGAGacttttattattattgcaAAATTCTGTTATGGAATCAAATTTGAACTGGCACCCACAAACTTTGTTGCAGTATATTGCGCAGCAGATTATCTTGAAATGACAGAGGGATATGGGGAAGACAATTTGCTGGCAAAATCTGAAGCTTTTCTCCACAGAACCATCCTTCGCAGTTGGAAAGATTGTCTATTGTGCCTTCAAAGTTGTGAAGCTGTTCTCATAAAGTCTGAAGAACTTCAAATCGTGAACAAATGCGTCAATGCTATATCTATGATGGCATGTACAGATCCCAGTTTATTTGGGTGGCCCATGATGATGTACGGTAGCCTGCAAAGTCCAGGAGGAAGCATCCTTTGGAATGGAATAAACACCGGAGCAAGGATAAGAAGCTCACAGTCTGACTGGTGGTTTGATGATATCTCATGCATTAGCATCCCCTTGTTTGAGAAGCTTATTAATGTGATGAAAGCAAGGGGGGTAAGGATAGAAAGCATAGCAGGTGCCATAATGAACTATGGCAAAAATCACCTGCCAGGTCTTAGCCGTTGGCATGCTGACCTAGGTAATAGTTGcagaaaaatttctagctttggCTTACCTCCTTCAAGTGTTGATCAGAAAGAATTGCTAGAATGCATTGAAAGTTTATTACCTGAAAAGAAGGGAAGATCTTTCTGCCAGTTTTTAATGGGAGCTCTCAGAGTTGCCAACATTCTGCATGCTAGCCAATCATGCAAAGAACGTTTGGAGAGGAGAATAGGGATGCAGCTGGATTTGGCGACAATTGATGGCCTTCTCATTCCTTCTTACTCTGACTCAGATGACCTGTATGATACTGATTCTGTAGAGCGTATTGTGCAGCACTTTGTGTCATGTGAAGGGAAAAGCATAACTGCattctctccatcatcaattgaATTTGGAACAGATGTAGGAAGTCCACCTTCGTCTCCTTCAAAAAAGGTTGCGAAGCTACTAGATGGCTATCTAGCAGAGATTGGATCTGATGTGAACCTGAAAGTTGAAAAATTCCGTGCGCTTGCTGCTTCTCTCCCAGAATCTTCAAGGTCCTTTCATGATGGGCTTTATAGAGCTGTGGACATTTATTTGAAG GCACATCCTTGGCTTtcagagagagaacgagagcaACTCTGCAATGTTATTAGCTACCAAAAACTGTCAATGGATGCATGCACACATGCTGCACATAATAATCGCTTGCCACTGAGGGTGGTTGTCCAAGTTCTGTTTTTCGAGCAGCTTCAATTAAGGAATGCAGTTGCTTCTTGCTACCATGCTTCTGATAATGACAATGACATAGCTGCTACTGCCGAGGGCACTGATAATCTAATGACTGGACGTATTATGCAAAGAGATAGCTGGGTAAGTGTAGTAAGAGAAAACCATGTCTTAAGAGTGGACATGGAGAAGATGAGATCCAGAGTTGGGGAGCTAGAACAAGAGTTTGGGAGCATAAAACATGAGATCGCAAAATTAGGGAGATCTTCATTTAGCACACCACGGCTGGTCTCCAAGGGAATTGGGTGCAAGCTTCTGCCTGTTGTGAACACACAACAAGCAGGTGCAAGTCTTGAAACGACAGGCCGTAGTCCAAGGCAGTCAATTGAGCGAACACTTCAATCTCGCCATTCTAGACATAGGAAGAGcttttcattgttttga
- the LOC116263956 gene encoding BTB/POZ domain-containing protein At3g44820 isoform X3 translates to MTEGYGEDNLLAKSEAFLHRTILRSWKDCLLCLQSCEAVLIKSEELQIVNKCVNAISMMACTDPSLFGWPMMMYGSLQSPGGSILWNGINTGARIRSSQSDWWFDDISCISIPLFEKLINVMKARGVRIESIAGAIMNYGKNHLPGLSRWHADLGNSCRKISSFGLPPSSVDQKELLECIESLLPEKKGRSFCQFLMGALRVANILHASQSCKERLERRIGMQLDLATIDGLLIPSYSDSDDLYDTDSVERIVQHFVSCEGKSITAFSPSSIEFGTDVGSPPSSPSKKVAKLLDGYLAEIGSDVNLKVEKFRALAASLPESSRSFHDGLYRAVDIYLKAHPWLSEREREQLCNVISYQKLSMDACTHAAHNNRLPLRVVVQVLFFEQLQLRNAVASCYHASDNDNDIAATAEGTDNLMTGRIMQRDSWVSVVRENHVLRVDMEKMRSRVGELEQEFGSIKHEIAKLGRSSFSTPRLVSKGIGCKLLPVVNTQQAGASLETTGRSPRQSIERTLQSRHSRHRKSFSLF, encoded by the exons ATGACAGAGGGATATGGGGAAGACAATTTGCTGGCAAAATCTGAAGCTTTTCTCCACAGAACCATCCTTCGCAGTTGGAAAGATTGTCTATTGTGCCTTCAAAGTTGTGAAGCTGTTCTCATAAAGTCTGAAGAACTTCAAATCGTGAACAAATGCGTCAATGCTATATCTATGATGGCATGTACAGATCCCAGTTTATTTGGGTGGCCCATGATGATGTACGGTAGCCTGCAAAGTCCAGGAGGAAGCATCCTTTGGAATGGAATAAACACCGGAGCAAGGATAAGAAGCTCACAGTCTGACTGGTGGTTTGATGATATCTCATGCATTAGCATCCCCTTGTTTGAGAAGCTTATTAATGTGATGAAAGCAAGGGGGGTAAGGATAGAAAGCATAGCAGGTGCCATAATGAACTATGGCAAAAATCACCTGCCAGGTCTTAGCCGTTGGCATGCTGACCTAGGTAATAGTTGcagaaaaatttctagctttggCTTACCTCCTTCAAGTGTTGATCAGAAAGAATTGCTAGAATGCATTGAAAGTTTATTACCTGAAAAGAAGGGAAGATCTTTCTGCCAGTTTTTAATGGGAGCTCTCAGAGTTGCCAACATTCTGCATGCTAGCCAATCATGCAAAGAACGTTTGGAGAGGAGAATAGGGATGCAGCTGGATTTGGCGACAATTGATGGCCTTCTCATTCCTTCTTACTCTGACTCAGATGACCTGTATGATACTGATTCTGTAGAGCGTATTGTGCAGCACTTTGTGTCATGTGAAGGGAAAAGCATAACTGCattctctccatcatcaattgaATTTGGAACAGATGTAGGAAGTCCACCTTCGTCTCCTTCAAAAAAGGTTGCGAAGCTACTAGATGGCTATCTAGCAGAGATTGGATCTGATGTGAACCTGAAAGTTGAAAAATTCCGTGCGCTTGCTGCTTCTCTCCCAGAATCTTCAAGGTCCTTTCATGATGGGCTTTATAGAGCTGTGGACATTTATTTGAAG GCACATCCTTGGCTTtcagagagagaacgagagcaACTCTGCAATGTTATTAGCTACCAAAAACTGTCAATGGATGCATGCACACATGCTGCACATAATAATCGCTTGCCACTGAGGGTGGTTGTCCAAGTTCTGTTTTTCGAGCAGCTTCAATTAAGGAATGCAGTTGCTTCTTGCTACCATGCTTCTGATAATGACAATGACATAGCTGCTACTGCCGAGGGCACTGATAATCTAATGACTGGACGTATTATGCAAAGAGATAGCTGGGTAAGTGTAGTAAGAGAAAACCATGTCTTAAGAGTGGACATGGAGAAGATGAGATCCAGAGTTGGGGAGCTAGAACAAGAGTTTGGGAGCATAAAACATGAGATCGCAAAATTAGGGAGATCTTCATTTAGCACACCACGGCTGGTCTCCAAGGGAATTGGGTGCAAGCTTCTGCCTGTTGTGAACACACAACAAGCAGGTGCAAGTCTTGAAACGACAGGCCGTAGTCCAAGGCAGTCAATTGAGCGAACACTTCAATCTCGCCATTCTAGACATAGGAAGAGcttttcattgttttga
- the LOC116263956 gene encoding BTB/POZ domain-containing protein At3g44820 isoform X2, whose translation MLEESHDNPGELPHINLFAFPGGTETFIIIAKFCYGIKFELAPTNFVAVYCAADYLEMTEGYGEDNLLAKSEAFLHRTILRSWKDCLLCLQSCEAVLIKSEELQIVNKCVNAISMMACTDPSLFGWPMMMYGSLQSPGGSILWNGINTGARIRSSQSDWWFDDISCISIPLFEKLINVMKARGVRIESIAGAIMNYGKNHLPGLSRWHADLGNSCRKISSFGLPPSSVDQKELLECIESLLPEKKGRSFCQFLMGALRVANILHASQSCKERLERRIGMQLDLATIDGLLIPSYSDSDDLYDTDSVERIVQHFVSCEGKSITAFSPSSIEFGTDVGSPPSSPSKKVAKLLDGYLAEIGSDVNLKVEKFRALAASLPESSRSFHDGLYRAVDIYLKAHPWLSEREREQLCNVISYQKLSMDACTHAAHNNRLPLRVVVQVLFFEQLQLRNAVASCYHASDNDNDIAATAEGTDNLMTGRIMQRDSWVSVVRENHVLRVDMEKMRSRVGELEQEFGSIKHEIAKLGRSSFSTPRLVSKGIGCKLLPVVNTQQAGASLETTGRSPRQSIERTLQSRHSRHRKSFSLF comes from the exons ATGCTAGAAGAATCTCATGATAATCCAGGAGAGCTCCCTCATATAAACTTATTTGCATTTCCAGGAGGAACTGAGacttttattattattgcaAAATTCTGTTATGGAATCAAATTTGAACTGGCACCCACAAACTTTGTTGCAGTATATTGCGCAGCAGATTATCTTGAAATGACAGAGGGATATGGGGAAGACAATTTGCTGGCAAAATCTGAAGCTTTTCTCCACAGAACCATCCTTCGCAGTTGGAAAGATTGTCTATTGTGCCTTCAAAGTTGTGAAGCTGTTCTCATAAAGTCTGAAGAACTTCAAATCGTGAACAAATGCGTCAATGCTATATCTATGATGGCATGTACAGATCCCAGTTTATTTGGGTGGCCCATGATGATGTACGGTAGCCTGCAAAGTCCAGGAGGAAGCATCCTTTGGAATGGAATAAACACCGGAGCAAGGATAAGAAGCTCACAGTCTGACTGGTGGTTTGATGATATCTCATGCATTAGCATCCCCTTGTTTGAGAAGCTTATTAATGTGATGAAAGCAAGGGGGGTAAGGATAGAAAGCATAGCAGGTGCCATAATGAACTATGGCAAAAATCACCTGCCAGGTCTTAGCCGTTGGCATGCTGACCTAGGTAATAGTTGcagaaaaatttctagctttggCTTACCTCCTTCAAGTGTTGATCAGAAAGAATTGCTAGAATGCATTGAAAGTTTATTACCTGAAAAGAAGGGAAGATCTTTCTGCCAGTTTTTAATGGGAGCTCTCAGAGTTGCCAACATTCTGCATGCTAGCCAATCATGCAAAGAACGTTTGGAGAGGAGAATAGGGATGCAGCTGGATTTGGCGACAATTGATGGCCTTCTCATTCCTTCTTACTCTGACTCAGATGACCTGTATGATACTGATTCTGTAGAGCGTATTGTGCAGCACTTTGTGTCATGTGAAGGGAAAAGCATAACTGCattctctccatcatcaattgaATTTGGAACAGATGTAGGAAGTCCACCTTCGTCTCCTTCAAAAAAGGTTGCGAAGCTACTAGATGGCTATCTAGCAGAGATTGGATCTGATGTGAACCTGAAAGTTGAAAAATTCCGTGCGCTTGCTGCTTCTCTCCCAGAATCTTCAAGGTCCTTTCATGATGGGCTTTATAGAGCTGTGGACATTTATTTGAAG GCACATCCTTGGCTTtcagagagagaacgagagcaACTCTGCAATGTTATTAGCTACCAAAAACTGTCAATGGATGCATGCACACATGCTGCACATAATAATCGCTTGCCACTGAGGGTGGTTGTCCAAGTTCTGTTTTTCGAGCAGCTTCAATTAAGGAATGCAGTTGCTTCTTGCTACCATGCTTCTGATAATGACAATGACATAGCTGCTACTGCCGAGGGCACTGATAATCTAATGACTGGACGTATTATGCAAAGAGATAGCTGGGTAAGTGTAGTAAGAGAAAACCATGTCTTAAGAGTGGACATGGAGAAGATGAGATCCAGAGTTGGGGAGCTAGAACAAGAGTTTGGGAGCATAAAACATGAGATCGCAAAATTAGGGAGATCTTCATTTAGCACACCACGGCTGGTCTCCAAGGGAATTGGGTGCAAGCTTCTGCCTGTTGTGAACACACAACAAGCAGGTGCAAGTCTTGAAACGACAGGCCGTAGTCCAAGGCAGTCAATTGAGCGAACACTTCAATCTCGCCATTCTAGACATAGGAAGAGcttttcattgttttga